The genome window ACCCCGAGCCCCTGAACCAGAACCGGGATCTCCCCTGCGGGCGGCTGCTGAGCGGCCTCGCCCGGCGGGCCAGCGAGCGGCGCGAGGCCGGTGTTTTCCTGAGGGAGCCTCGGGCAGACAGCAACTGACCCCATCAAGAATCCTTCCAAGCTGGATTTGCTGGGATTTCAGGGCGTAAAGAGccaacagcagcactgacttCCTTAGCCCTTACTCCCAGGGGACGCTAAATTGGGAGGTTATGGCAAATGGGATAGATCTGTCAGACTACACGAGAATGACACTTACTGACATGTAAACTATCACTGTTTAAATTAGTACCTTCTTGCAATGAATACAGCTTATATTGTAATTATGTTATACTGTTCCATCATATTATATATTACCTATCTTTtatatttgatttgtttttacattttatgtattatatttaattaccatttatattttaattcagacCTCTGGCAGGCTGATACCCACTGCGGTCTCGATAACCTGAACTTGCCTTTCTACTGTGGAAGCAGAGAgtccattttaaattaatttctgtagaCTCATATAGTGCATGTAAGTGCATGCTACAGTATCTGAGGCCTTCTGTCAAGCCTAAGGTATCTCCCCAAAAAGGAGATAATTTATATTATCTTGCTGGCTAAGAAGGCAGAAGGATGAAAATAGATACAGGCTTGCCCACGCCTCAACTATCCTGCCAATTTCAAGTGTAAATGGATTTCCATTTAACAATAAGCAAGTGTCAACCTGGAGCAAAACAGAGCCTGAGAGCTTTTTCATCCCAGCTTAATTAGTGTGTCATCTTAATGGGGTCTTGCTGCCAGAAGTGTCGTCTGTGCCCGTGGTCCCCGTGGGTTGGTGCTGCAGGGTTTGACAGATCTCCCGCAGCACTCGCAGAGTTCACAGGGGTTCCTTTCCTGGCTGGATTCATTTCCTGCCTGGTAACTGCATTTGGGAAATCTGCAGGCTTTCTGCCCACAACTGGACGGGCTGCTTTGCCTTGCAAAGTCCCCAGGCATTACCCTTGGGTTAAAAACCCTGCTGTCTCTGCCTTGCAAGGACTGAAGTGACTTGTACATGAATGATGTGGTGATCAATCATCACAGGCTTTTAGAAAGAAGTACCCACGTAAATAATTGACGATATATGAGTAATATTCCTGCAGAACAAGCTCTTTTCTTATACTCTGCCTGCATGGATGGTGAAACTCCTTGAAGAGCAGATGGTTCACTTCTGGTTTTGTGACTGTGAGGTGTTACAGCTTcatacctggaaaaaaaattagtatgaCAGAGTTATTTCTCTTTCAGTCCTACCCCTTGGTTCTTGTTTATTGttatgaggattttttttttttttttataatatcaAAAAGATTATTTGTGCAGGAGTACCAGTCAATCcctttaatgaaatattttttatacaaGTTGTGAGTAAATGCAAAGGAATTAAGTAATGTGAGAAATTAAACAGGATTTATATTCTTGGAAAGcaaatgtatttcaaatttACAATTGTTTGGAATGACCTGTCTCCTACGATGCTGTTGGTTCATTTTTAACTCATGAAACTTTTTTGGACCCTTTGTAAGGCAAAAATTGCAACGGGCAgtgaaacagcaaagaaaattacGTAGCAAAGGGGTAAGTGCACACACACCACTGCTATGTTTGGAGGCATAACCagcaaaatttgaaaaatatgcaggctaaaacacagcaaacacatGCTAAACTAAGCAGTTTGGGCTGGATTTATAATTTTTGGGAAAGCAAGCCCCTCAACAGCTTCCAGCAGTTACATTGATTTTCAGTGAACTTGTGGCAGTTGTGTAAAGGCTGCCTGACAGGAAACAGCACAAGGAGTAAGGAGGTGAGCTTCTCATCCTGTGTTCCAAAAATGTAGGAATTGCCCAGGTAAGCTTTGTTTCAGATGTTAGGTGTATCCAAAAATTCTTAAATAGAAACACACCCCTACAAATGCACTGTTACTCTTCCAAAACTGTATAAAAGTAAGGGAGAAGGAGCTTTACCCTGTgcttattaaaatgttaaaaaagtGGAATCAGAAATGGTGTTTCCTGTTCAGTGCAGGGAGGATCATGATCCTAGACATGCCAAGAGTAAATCTAGCAGTGCCTGACAAATAAAAGAGTTCAGTTGTGCTTTTGGAGCCACAGAGATTCCAGTGGAATGAGTGGGACTGCAGGGAGGTGTGCTGTAACTGAGCAGGAATTGTCAGAGTGGTGCTTGGATGCCTTGAAAGCAGATATATTTAAACTACTGCAGGGAGCTCAAACATGCTGTCTTacaccttttttcctcttgttacAGAATGTGGCCTGAATGAGTGAGGGGCATGAAAAAGGCACTGTCAGCACCTGAGGCCAGCTGTAGTTGCAGCAGACACTCAGTCTCCTGAGCTGCCCCTGCATTTCCATGTTTAACCTGTCAGTGAGTATCTTTTCCTCCCGTTGAAGTTAACAGAGCATTACCTCGCTTTTCTCAAGTCATCAAGGTTGTTTAACTAGTGATACCAGAAATGAAAACCGGGGAGTTCTATTGTGTGCAGCTTATCCACAAGCAACTGCATCATCTCTTTTCCACTCCTTGTAAACTGTGGAGTAGCACAGGCCTGTCTTGATTAGGAACATCTGCCCCATTACACTTGAAAGAGGTACCTCAGATCTTTGCATAACAGGTAAATCAGCTTGTGAAATAGTTAGGGGTtctcagaggaaagaaaactcCACAGAAATATAAAGCTTGTAAAGTTTATTGGGTGTTTTCTTAGAGTAATACCTTAGGTTAAGTATGTGGCGTTATCTTTAGTGCTTGCTAAGTCACACTTGCTGCCTGTGTAACTGTTTGCTCTTGCTGGGCTCAGTGGAATTGCATTTATTGGAAGAATGTTGAAGATTTTTACTCAGCAGACCAAAGCCTCTCAGTGAAGGAAGCTTACCAGATAGAGAGGGCAAGGATGAATGAAAAGCCCTCTGGATGTTCACAGGCTGTGCTGAAGTCCTGTCTTAGCTTGTGGGATGCTGGGATTAATTCCTTGGAACAGCCCTGTTGTAGCTGAGCATTGCCCAAGCTGTGGTGCTTGAACAATGCATGGCATGCAAGCTATTCTGAAGTGATGCAAAACTGCCTGCTTCCACCTCACAGgtgaggagagctgggaacTGGCACTCCTACCACAGGATTAGAGCACAGAGCACAGTTCAAAAACCTAGTGTGTCAAGGCAGAGTGGAACTGATAGGAAAAGACATGATTTAGGAGCACAATAAATTTGTGGGGGGTAATGGACAGTGAGATAGAAAGGTGTGTGAGGAAGTTAGAAAATCAGAAGTTATGTCCACACAATCATGACAGGTGAAGGTGTTGCAGCTGAAGCCCCACAGTGGTAGATATACTTGAAGAGATTAAGTTTAGGATTAAGTTCAGGATTATCAGTTCTGGAAGACTGGTTTATTTCCTGCACAGGAATTTGTgtacacacacatttttctcaGCAGTGCTCAATTTCAACACCTACTTGCAAATATACCTACTTGTACAGTGCTGTTGAAAATTAGTATTTCATATCCAATTTCCCAAaccagagaatttttttttctgattatgtaCCTAATGTGTTCAAATTTTGAAAGACAGGATCAAAATAGGTAGTAGTCAAAGCTGTTAAGTTTCTTTACCTGTTCTAGTGTGGAGCACAGTGCAGCACCTCTAGTCTTTTGTGGACTCCTTCTCAGTGACAAGAAAACTTCCTGAGAACATTACCAGCTAAACTCAAAAGAATTCCCTGTAAATAATAAACAATGGTTCCATTGCCACAGAGATTGTAAATTATAATCCTTAGGCACCTTTAAACTGATAAACTGCTTGTATCATCCTGCATATTAACTGAACTTTAATTTTTAGTCTTTCTGGTTTAAAAATAGGGCATATTTTAACACTGATTAATGAGTCAGGCAGCCTCCTACCACAGCCCTGGTCTCAGAGGGTGTCTGAGGCTCTTGGGCACTCCAGTGAATAGTTTATGATCTACTTCAGCATTAATGTTTCATGTGAGTTAAAATGTTGTGGGGAGAGGGCAGGGTAGTGAGGAAACAATATTCCAATGAGGAATGGAAGCACCTTGCCCTTCCTGCCTCTGGCACCAAGATAGATTTATAGCTCCATGTGCAGAATTAACTTCTCACTCTTCCCAGCTCCTAatctaatattttttatattgaaGTTCTGTCACTCTGAAATGCTCAGACAATTGCTTTGAGACACAGGGCTTCTCTGTGCTGCCCCTCCCCAACTGCAAACCTCCCACATTGCTCTGATGGAGGGTTTGGTTTAAACAAGGCTCACGGCtgaagctgctcctgcaggtaaaGCCTGAAACTTGTGTCTCCTTCACTCAAACTAGATTCACACCTAATTTGAATACAAACCACTGACAGCTAAATTTATTTATGATAATGGTGCACCATATAAAACCATATAAAAGCTCAAAGGACTTTAACTAAAACCGGTATTAAGCAATTTTGCATCAAAATGCCACCCACCTGCTTTGCATAAATTGGTCATAGTGTTTGTAGGCAAGTGACATTTCGGTCATTGTTTCTTCCCAAGGGCTCAGAGTGATTAAGATCTGATTGAGGCAGCTTGGGGGTGTGAGTGGAGGCAACGATATTGTTCAAATTTCAGTTCCCTTGGCCACACACCCTATTTATGTGTCTCTAATTGTCTCCCTCCCCATGCAGTGAACtctttgctgagcagaggaaataGCCTGCTTAAATCACAAGTGTTTCTCCTAGTAATGTTGCTTTCTATTTGCTCTTTTCCAAAGCCAAAAGTATTTAAACATTGCTGCTAACTTCTGATGGAAATGCATTCAGGTGTATGAACACTGTACAATTATACAAGTTTGGAACCAGAGAGGAATAATTCTAGCCAACCAAAATTAAGGAGAATTTTAGCTACACTTGGCATAATTGCCAGTGCTCACATTTCCCAAGGAAACAACCAGTAtcctttttctgaaaattgttTGCCAAGTCCTCAATGAGCTTTGGATTTCTTGTTCAGAGACTGGAAAAacaacttattttaaaaagtgccaCACCTGGAATGCATTAACAAAGCCGAGTACTAGCCAGGTGCTGACTGACTGGCAAATCATGCTATCTGCTGAGGATTTTAGGCTTTCTCAAACTGTTTTGacatctccagctctcttgtatGTCTGATTTTGTCTTGTATTTGTATTGCCTACAAAAGTGAGTGCTGGGCTATCAGTTGTGCTCAGCATTAGTGCAAATACAATAAAAGATTATCCCTGTGGGTTATTTGGGGGTGCTGCtacagcccctggcacagctgggttCACAATCTCCCCAGTCCCACTGCTCCAGAGCAGGGGGAAGTGGCCGTGCAGTGCTGGGAAGTGTTGGATACTGGCTTAGAAAAGGGTGCCATCTACTGAATTATTGGTACCACTTCTTACAGTTCTGACAGCTTCTGTGGTTCTCATCTCTGCATGGTTGGTTTATGTGGCACCATAAAACACCAGGCAGAGTGATTACAGCcatctaaaataaaactgacaAGTCAGGGTATAGCTGAATAAAGTTGTCCCTACTTTGTATCAAAGTATTAATGGATATTGAAGGTGGTCCAGGAAGACAGTGCTGAAGAATCTGAAAGAGggaattctttttccttctctggcaTGGTACAGTGCCTTCACATTTacctaaaatgaaaaaaaaaaaaacccacatttataattttttaccAGTGTGATATTTAGAATAAGCTTTTTGCCATGTCTTCATATGGACTGTCAGTTCTGTTCTCTTCagtcattatattttctctcatcTCTAGGGATGCCTGAGAGCCAGGGGAAGGACGGTGAgagctacagcagcagcagctccaacaCTGGGGACTCAGTGGCTTCCTTTGGACAGGTCAGTTCCTTTTGCCCAACAGGGAAATGCAAGTTGCATGCTCACACTCCTGGAAATCTGCTctgcatgtttttttccttttaaacttgGGTACAGTAAGGCTGGAATCATGCTACACCCTACTGTACTTCACATTTTTTCTCTGCAATAGTCTTGGCATGCCTTGAGTTATAATAAGTTGCTCTGGATTCTTCTCAAAAGGTTTTTACATCTTGTTCCTTAAAAGTGGGTCTAATTTTATTCTCTCTTATTCCCAGATGGCCTGAGTCATGCTTACACATATTCTCAGTACAGGTTCAGAAAAGCCAACTACTTTgagctattaaaaaataatattgaaatgttgtaaaataatttgaaaaaagaaaactatatCTGGACTGAGCAGAGCTTTTGGTGGTGAATTCTCTTCTCCATGATAGGCATTTTTACACAGTTCCTGAATGTGGCACAAGCttgtattttccctttttccttattctttttgGTTACAGGCTTGCATTCTAGAGACAGAAAAAGATAACATTTTTACTGTTAAGTTTAAATAGAACTAAATTCAAATTAGAGTGGTTTGTCAGGAGTTGGAATTTATATGGCACAAAGACACACTATAAGATTCTGTGTTCTGCTGAATTGTTAGGGCAGCCAGTACATGCATACACAATATTTATGATTTAAGTGGTGAAACCTCTGTTCTGTCCCACTTCAGGCCATAACAACTCaagctttttatttctcaaatcCTTAAGCATACACTTAGGCTTTGCCACATTTTGTATATTGGATTTCTACTAAGACAAACCTAAACTTAACAACACTTTAGGCTTCCCATGATGCTGGTATTCTCCAGTGATACCAGTGATGTTGGAGTTATCCAAAGAAATTGGATAACTCAAGAAATTCCTATTCTGACAgctttcctgagctgctgtcctccctgccctggtgaCACGTGGCAGTGGCATATGGTTAATCTTCAGTTTTGTTGGAgtctttaaatacaattttcttgTTGATCACAGAGATactatgttttggttttgagcaGTAATATAGAAATGAATATGTGTGTTTGTGGTTAGgattataaatgaaaaataattgctgcAGCTCAGTAACAAATGCCTGTATCTATCAAGAGTAAGTTGAAAAAAGAACGGTCTAATGCACGTACGTACCCTGAGGTGTTTCCTTGCCTGTGCATGATCCCAATTTCAAAAACTGGATCATGCACATGTTGGAAGGACTGGGATAAAGCAGTGCTGTTAGGAGAAGAGGGGAAGCTAAAACAGGGAGGGTGAGATGTGTGCTGTCTTGTTTTTGCCCAGTATCAATACACAGCCAGCGAGTATCAGACTATTCAGCATGCTCTGCGTCAGAGGCTGGGCCCAGACTACATCAGCAGCcggcaggcaggaggagggcaaAAGGTAGGAACAAACATCATGTTCCAACTCaattttccccaggaaaaccAGGGCTTAAGTTGTTacaatattccttttttttttcaagttaattTTCCTCTAATAGTTTAATATGCAGATATGAATGCAAAGTGAGCATGGCATAAGTTCTGGCCTTTATTGAGCCACAGATTTTCCTTTCACACTTAAAAAGAGACTTAATTTTTCAGTGCTTCATCCtttgcaaagaaatatttatctaCTTGTGCAACACTGAGATGTTCTCCCTATTTTTCCCCAGAATTGGATTATATGAAACATTATATAACAGTGGCTGCATTTACCATCTTTAGTGCCCACTGTGCCTTCTGTTGATTAAGTCATATTTGATGTTATATTAATCCCCACCACATTTGCTGGAAGAGAGTGCACCTGAAGCTGCACCATCAGTCTTTTATTCACATTATCCGAACCTTGAACTTAGCTGGGCTGCCTCAGTGTAAGATGGTATGTGTAatctctgttaaaaataaagtgtgCAGAAGTGTGTGCACAAGgctatgtatttatatatatatttatgtgtatgTGCTCTTCTTCTCAGGTGTGTTACATTGAGGGTCACAAGGTCATCAGTCTGGCCAATGAAATGTTTGGCTTCAATGGCTGGGCTCACTCAGTCACTCAGCAGAATGTTGGTAAGGGTCTCTTGGGGGCAAAGAAGTCTTTGCTCCCTCTTGTTTCCTTGTGAAGGAAAATTCTCTCAGATAAGGGCCAGGGTTTCCATCACAGAACatgattggaagggacctgcagggatcaccgagtccagctcctggccctgtgcaggacatTCCCACAGTCACTCCGTGTGCCCCAGAGCCTTGTCCAAgctccttgagctctggcaggccggtgctgtgcccactgccctggggagctgctccagtgcccaaccaccctctgggggaaaagccttttcctgatacccaacctaaacctgccctggcacagctccaggccattccctcgggtcctgtcactgtcaccataGACAGGAGATCAGTGCCTGAccccctcttcccctcacaaggaagtgtaactgcagtgaggtctcccctcagcctcctccaggctgaacagaccaagcgCCCTCAGCTGCTACAACTTCATCACTTCAAAGCACTGGGGCAGAGGCATGAGCAACTTCCAGGTGTCTTAACAGTTAgtaaaaatgagagaaattgAATAATAATGGagcttctgttttcattttagatGTCATTGTCATTATTCTGAGTGTGTTTATGATTATTCTTGAGCTGTTCTAATCAAGTCTCTGATCTCTCTGGGTACACTCAGTCAAGAGTAATTACAATTAAACCATCTAACACTCAGCAGTCCTAAGCCAACTTTCATACTCACCTGCAATTTTTAGAATATCAACTAACCAGTTGATATTCTTAGTTAATATTACCCTAATCTTTAGGGACCCATGTTTTTGTGCAGATTTCTCTTCTAGCTAATACCCAGTACTGAGGTTTTTACAACAGAAAACTTTGGGAAAATTTTTCAACTATAACATGTTCAGGTGATCTTAAAGCTTCAGCCTCTTCCATGCTGATAGCTGAAATAGTACCTGCCAGAGGAGTGTTGTCCTTGTTTGCAGATCTGCTGTGCTTATGCTGAAGACTGGTTGTTGAAGTAGGTCAAAGCAGCAGCTTAAAttaccttcttccttctcccccaCCTTCAGAAATCTTTTCTTAACTCAGGCTGGTAGATTCTAGAAATAGAACAACTTACTTCATTGCTTTCTATCTATTCTGCACCACGGTTTTCTTTCCCGTTTTTCAGTCAAGAAAGGACTGACACCCTTCAAATGTCTACCTTTCTCAGATAATGCCTTAACTAGTCATTCCTTAGAAATTCAGGCTTTCTGTCCGTGATAAAACCTTGTGCAAATTATTTGCAACCTGCAGACTTCTACTAGatcataagaaagaaattactttcatAGACAACAGTTGCTTTTCCAGTATTGTTTTTATACAGTAACACTTAAAATATCTCCTTCCAGACTTTGTTGACCTCAACAATGGCAGGTTCTACGTGGGTGTCTGTGCTTTTGTGAAAGTTCAGCTCAaggtaaatgttttttttttgttggctcTGCCTGTAGCTGAGCAATTGCCTGAAGCTGTGAATGAAAGTCCTTGCATGGGTCAGAGCACAGTCCTCGGGTACTGCCCTGCATTAGGGAACCTGCTGGTGTCCTAAACATTGACCTTGCTGTGGAAGAGCAAGTAACCAGGTTTGGGAGAGCACAGCACCTGCATGCAAAAATCCTCTTATATTTGAAATTGTACTGCAGGATGGGTCATACCATGAAGATGTGGGATATGGAGTCAGTGAAGGCCTGAAGTCTAAAGCCTTATCCTTagaaaaggcaagaaaggaGGCAGTAACAGATGGACTGAAGAGAGCACTCAAGTAAGTGAAGGAGCAGCACTTGTACATTTTCAGAAGTTCTGTGGGAACAAAGGGTTTTCAGTCACGGTGAGCCCTCTTGTTTCTCAGGTGCTTTGGCAACGCTCTTGGGAACTGCATCCTGGACAAGGACTACCTGCGGGCCGTGAACAAGCTTCCCCGGCAGGTGCAGTACAGGGGCTGTCAGAGCCCCCActgcccctgcagccacagagctTATCAGTGCTGCTATCAGTGCATCTCCTTCCTGAGGGCTCCTGAGACCAACAGCCTTCCTAACAGAcagctcacacacacaaagcacgGTGTTCCTGAAGTGGCACCTCAGGAACCACCATGgatcctgcctgctcctgctgggcacCAGCTGGGGGCAGGAGGCTTCTAGGCAGTGACCTGCCTtgtggaaggagggaaaaggaagccTTCTGCAACTGCTGATCCATGGACTTTGATAGCAAAGCTGCCTTCAATCACAGTAGGAATTGCCAAACTCTGCCAGAGGCCTAGAGCTGCAAGGCAGTCCTGTCAAACACTGTAGGAGCAGATCCAAAGTGACGCCTCACAAGGTAAAGATGGCCCAGGTCTCTGGTTTGCCGTGGTCATCATCTGTTAGAGGCACTGCCACAAACTTGTAAGATGACAGAGCTAAAACATCCCATCTTTAATAAACAGGAATGGTGTACCTTCCTCAGAATTCAGTAAAGGTTGGCCTTGCTCTACAGCACAAGCAGGAAAATGGACTGGTAAAACAAACTCACTCAGCAACAGCCTTGTGGGGCTGTGAGAAGCTGTAAAATCCTGTTCTCATTTGCAGAGCAGTGTGGGGAGACCTCAGCAtctgccctgcagcactgaaCAATTAAACCAACACAAAGTCACAGGAATTCAATGATTAACTGACTGAATTACTGGGTACTGAAAGAGCATTTCACATTTCTGACTTACTGTTCGGCTTAGAGCaaacaaaatagatttttaacCAGCGCTTATTTCGTTAAGTTGATGATAGAAATTTCtgaaccttttctttttctccttgacCAGGTACCCCCTGAGTTAGACTTGGTCAAAGCTAAAATACAGGACTATGAGCCTGAAATAGAGAAAGCAAGATACAGCAGCTATGTGGAAAGGCAGAATGCAGCAGGGAGACAGCACTGTGAGGTGACACCTGGCTGTAAGCCTGGCCAGACAGAGGCTGCTGTTGTGACAGCAGATCAGAAACAGCCCAACGCTCCCAGGTGAGACTGCtgttataaatgtattttttaagcTGTATTAGAAGTTACTGGGCCTTCTAAAACATGTAGACAGCTCAATTCCAAAGATGCCATAAAGCACTAGTTCACTGGATTTTCTTTACTGTTATTTCTTAAtgaattttttcttcacaaaatgtAATTGCTGAGGTCTTGTTTAACTTTGTGTTTCTGGGTGGGAGAACAGAAGCACAGACTCCTTGGCAATGGAGTGTGATGCCACTTACCAGAGGAAACTGCGCCAGAAgcggctgcagcagcagttccgggagcagatggagaaaaagcagcaggtCCCAGGAGTTACTCCCAGCAGCAAACAGGGTGAGAAGTGGCAACCAAACCTGGCACTTTCCATGAGAACTGCTGGCAGCCACAGGCTACCCCACAGTTCAGGAGCCTGGCCAGCTTCATGTGCTGTTGTGCTGTGCCATTGACACACCTTTGAGGCCAAAGGCAGGAGCATTATCATATATTCCCCCTCTGTGTTCCAAAAGTGTCAGGAACATCAGCTCTGAACCTGCATCATTAAATCTGCAACTTTCCAGCCACCCTAAATCAGCTGTTGCCAGCACCATTAACCTGCTGCATGcaagctgaggctgcagcactTGGCTGTGGTAGCTGCAAGCAAACAGATATTGCCCGAGCTACTGATACATTGCCCTTGGCTCATGGGGAAGCCTGGGGCCATGTGGCAGCAGGAACATGGCAATGGACAGGCTAAGACCCACGCTGAAGTAGCACAGTTCCTCGTCAGATGTCCTCAGGTACAGAATGTTACTTCCCACGTTCTGCTTCCAAGCCTTAGCTGGCTCTAGGACAAAAGAGGGTACCTGGTGGTAGTGCTGGCTTCGTGCTCTGCTAAGAAGGAGTCAAAAGGTGTATCTGTATTTCTGGTATTGATCTCTTCCTGTGTTGCCTCCTTGCAGCAAAATCCAACGTTCCTGTGAAGCAAGGCACTCTGGCAGaagtgcagcaggagctggcgATAGAAGAGGAGTTCTTTGCAGGTCAGCCAAAGAGTGATGAGTAATAAAGTGTTAAATCATTGGCATTTAAACCAGGTTAATTCAGAATACAGTGTAAGGGTAAAAGCTCTGAAGAATTGGAGTAGCAGAAGTGTGAGTGTGATTCTGACCTTAACAACGCACACTTTGCCTGAGTGGCAGGAAGATGATGTTCATCTCTGGGGGGGTTGCACTTAGGCTCTTCAGTAGAGTTGTACACCTGTTTGATAAATCCTTTTCCTGAGGTGATAGTGCATAATACAGAAcctgggggggaggggggatttggggtgtgtCTTTTCTCAATAAAACCATGGATATTTTGGTACACATTGTGGTGCCTGCACTTTACTTAAGGGCACAAGGGGCAGGACCCTGCTGCACACTGACATAAGAGATGCTTTACAGTTTAAATTTTATAGTGGTCACTGCTTGTAGGAGAAGAATGTGCTGGTCTTGCCATTCCTGTAGTACAGTACTGTGTCATGGATCCCCTTCTCGTTCCTTCCAGATGATCCTGAACTTTGGGACATTTCCTTGGAGAGCACTGACCTAAAGGTAACGGGTGCCAAAATATCAGAGCCCTCACCAGCTGCTCACCAGGCACCTGAGACACCCCGTGGCCATCAGCAGACGAGCACTTGCTGCAGGACACCCCACAGGGGgaaccagcacagagctgctgccaggctggcacagctgcagccccctgctgcagcccccagcagcagctgtgcccagcagcacacCCCAGGTACGTGCTGCCACAAGTGATGAGCTCTGGCTTCACGGGGGCTCTTGGGAGATTGGGAAAGTCCGGTGGGAGAAACATTCCTTTCTTTTGGACCTGGCTGCAGAAGCTGGGACAGTGGTCttggaaaactgcttttttccATCCTGCTGTCCTATCAAGGAAGAGTTAGAAAAAGAATTGAGGAACATACTTAGAAAAAATGTCCATTTCTCACTTCCTCCCTGTGTGGCAGGGTGCAGCCCCCTCAGGAGAAGTCAGAGcttgaagaaaaggaggctggaACCTACGTGAGGCACCCAAATGGATCTGTGCCTCTGTCATGGATTACATCACAAGGCTGCAGCTGGCTTTCCAAATTGTGTCACATGGACTGTGCTACATTATAATGAAGCAACAGAGAAGAACTTCATGTACTCTTAGGTTATTATGTATTTCAGATGCCTTTTTCTATAACCATGCCATTATTTGTGCTTCTGCAGCACGAGACTTGTGGCCATATTACAAGTGG of Vidua macroura isolate BioBank_ID:100142 chromosome 5, ASM2450914v1, whole genome shotgun sequence contains these proteins:
- the RAD52 gene encoding DNA repair protein RAD52 homolog produces the protein MPESQGKDGESYSSSSSNTGDSVASFGQYQYTASEYQTIQHALRQRLGPDYISSRQAGGGQKVCYIEGHKVISLANEMFGFNGWAHSVTQQNVDFVDLNNGRFYVGVCAFVKVQLKDGSYHEDVGYGVSEGLKSKALSLEKARKEAVTDGLKRALKCFGNALGNCILDKDYLRAVNKLPRQVPPELDLVKAKIQDYEPEIEKARYSSYVERQNAAGRQHCEVTPGCKPGQTEAAVVTADQKQPNAPRSTDSLAMECDATYQRKLRQKRLQQQFREQMEKKQQVPGVTPSSKQAKSNVPVKQGTLAEVQQELAIEEEFFADDPELWDISLESTDLKVTGAKISEPSPAAHQAPETPRGHQQTSTCCRTPHRGNQHRAAARLAQLQPPAAAPSSSCAQQHTPGCSPLRRSQSLKKRRLEPT